One window of the Mycobacterium xenopi genome contains the following:
- a CDS encoding TIGR03668 family PPOX class F420-dependent oxidoreductase codes for MVEFDPKTRFAQAPVARLATVTPGGMPHVVPVVFALRDDVVYTAVDAKPKTTQRLQRLANIECNPQVSLLVDEYRDDWSQLWWVRADGTAAIYREGDVVHTGYRLLRAKYPQYQFVSLDGPVITVAVQHWSSWQAGRKPRL; via the coding sequence GTGGTCGAATTCGACCCCAAGACCCGGTTCGCGCAGGCACCGGTAGCACGGCTGGCGACAGTGACGCCGGGCGGCATGCCGCATGTGGTGCCGGTGGTGTTCGCGCTTCGCGATGACGTGGTCTACACCGCTGTTGACGCCAAACCGAAGACCACGCAGCGCCTGCAGCGGCTGGCCAATATCGAGTGCAATCCACAAGTGAGCCTGCTCGTCGACGAGTACCGCGACGACTGGTCGCAGCTGTGGTGGGTCCGTGCCGACGGGACCGCCGCAATTTACCGCGAGGGCGACGTCGTGCACACCGGATACCGCTTGCTGCGCGCCAAATACCCTCAATACCAATTTGTTTCGTTGGACGGCCCAGTGATCACTGTCGCGGTGCAGCACTGGTCTAGCTGGCAGGCCGGGCGGAAGCCTCGGCTTTAG
- a CDS encoding S1C family serine protease has product MSGSHRRISRCLPCLLSLTAAVGLAFATAPANASPTVDRFSEAPAPLDPLSAVAQVGPEIVDIDTKMGYQSAVGAGTGIVIDPGGVVLTNNHVIAGATDIRARDIGNGQTYPVEVIGYDRSHDVAVLQLAGASGLPTANIGDSSTVAVGDPIVALGNAGGVGGAPSAVPGRVIALNQTVSAADALTGSSETLHGLIQVDAAIRPGDSGGPTVNSTNQVIGMNTAASDNYKLGRGEGFAIPINQAMAIAGQIRSGAASPTVHIGPTGFLGIGVSDARNSAGALVQRVIPDAPAAAAGVSPGDRIVSIDNQPVNSATALTNILDQRHPGDTVVLGLLSGPGAVRSVNVTLAPGPPG; this is encoded by the coding sequence ATGAGCGGATCGCACCGCCGCATATCACGGTGTTTGCCGTGCTTACTGAGTCTGACGGCTGCGGTCGGCCTAGCTTTTGCCACGGCGCCGGCCAACGCGTCGCCGACCGTTGACCGGTTCAGTGAAGCGCCCGCACCGCTCGACCCGTTGTCGGCTGTCGCTCAGGTGGGTCCGGAGATCGTCGACATCGACACCAAGATGGGCTACCAGAGCGCGGTGGGCGCCGGGACCGGCATCGTCATCGATCCCGGCGGCGTGGTGCTGACCAACAACCACGTCATCGCCGGAGCGACCGATATCCGCGCCAGGGACATCGGCAACGGTCAGACCTACCCCGTCGAGGTGATCGGCTACGACCGCAGCCATGATGTGGCCGTGCTGCAGCTCGCCGGCGCAAGCGGGCTGCCCACCGCCAATATCGGTGACTCGTCCACCGTCGCGGTGGGCGACCCGATCGTTGCGCTGGGTAATGCCGGTGGTGTCGGCGGGGCGCCCAGCGCGGTGCCGGGTCGCGTCATCGCGCTGAACCAAACCGTCTCGGCCGCAGACGCCCTGACCGGCAGCTCGGAGACGCTGCACGGTCTGATCCAGGTCGACGCGGCAATACGTCCCGGTGACTCGGGCGGCCCGACGGTCAATAGCACGAACCAGGTGATCGGTATGAACACCGCCGCCTCCGACAACTACAAGCTTGGGCGCGGTGAAGGGTTCGCGATACCGATCAACCAGGCCATGGCGATCGCCGGACAAATCCGGTCCGGTGCGGCATCGCCCACCGTGCACATCGGTCCCACCGGCTTCCTCGGCATCGGTGTCAGCGACGCCCGCAATAGCGCCGGCGCTTTGGTGCAGCGGGTGATTCCTGATGCTCCTGCAGCGGCCGCCGGAGTGAGCCCGGGCGATCGGATCGTGTCGATCGATAACCAGCCGGTCAACTCGGCCACCGCACTGACGAACATCCTCGATCAGCGGCACCCCGGCGACACCGTCGTGCTGGGTCTGCTAAGCGGTCCGGGCGCTGTCCGTAGCGTGAATGTGACCTTGGCGCCCGGTCCTCCCGGCTGA
- a CDS encoding nuclear transport factor 2 family protein, whose translation MSAETQIINLLYRYAECMDAGDLDGAASLFEHARLRVGSGDGGTVDAATMLRFWRAAVVLYPDGTPRTKHVVTNPIIEIDEDAGTASCRSYYTVLQQIDDFPLQPIVVGRYHDGFERVDGAWRFCFRDYTLVDLVGDLSRHLSAPIVPGS comes from the coding sequence ATGTCGGCCGAGACCCAGATCATCAACCTGCTGTACCGCTACGCCGAATGCATGGACGCCGGAGACCTTGACGGGGCCGCGTCCCTTTTCGAGCACGCCCGGTTGCGGGTCGGCAGCGGCGACGGGGGCACTGTTGACGCGGCCACCATGCTCAGGTTCTGGAGGGCCGCGGTTGTCCTCTATCCCGACGGGACACCACGCACCAAACACGTGGTCACCAACCCGATCATCGAGATCGACGAGGACGCCGGCACCGCGAGTTGTCGCAGCTACTACACGGTGCTGCAGCAGATCGACGACTTTCCACTGCAGCCGATTGTCGTCGGCCGCTACCACGACGGGTTCGAACGCGTCGACGGCGCGTGGAGGTTCTGTTTTCGCGACTACACCCTCGTCGACCTGGTCGGCGACCTGAGCCGCCACCTGAGCGCGCCGATCGTGCCTGGGTCGTGA